Proteins encoded in a region of the Terriglobia bacterium genome:
- a CDS encoding NAD-dependent epimerase/dehydratase family protein translates to MPDDFTFVTGATGFIGSHVVRLLRMRGDRVHILARQSSPAHNVEGLGCEIVVGDLREASSLVRCVQGCRWVYHIAADYRLWARNPQEIYESNVAGTRNLLSACCEAGVEKVIYTSTVGAIGMRADGVPTDEDTPVALDDMIGHYKRSKFMAEQVAHEFAHEGLPVVIVNPTTPVGTGDIKPTPTGKVILDFLRGRLPAYVDTGLNIVDVEDVAQGHLLAERKGRIGQRYILGGENMSLREILQTLAHICGRRMPRLPMPWTVALIAAYMNQFFLGTILRREPSIPLDGVRMARYKMYVSSDKARRELGYDPRPAEQALRKAVEYFRHGWHPGSAQDRISNLRAGTA, encoded by the coding sequence ATGCCCGACGATTTCACATTCGTGACCGGCGCGACCGGATTCATCGGCAGCCACGTGGTTCGTCTGCTGCGCATGCGGGGAGACCGCGTGCACATCCTCGCGCGCCAATCGAGTCCTGCGCACAACGTCGAAGGGCTGGGCTGCGAAATCGTTGTGGGGGACCTCAGGGAAGCAAGTTCTCTGGTGCGGTGCGTGCAGGGGTGTCGCTGGGTTTATCACATCGCGGCCGACTATCGTCTCTGGGCTCGAAACCCTCAGGAGATTTATGAGAGTAACGTAGCCGGGACCAGGAACCTGTTGTCGGCCTGTTGTGAAGCTGGAGTCGAGAAAGTAATTTACACCAGCACAGTCGGGGCGATCGGCATGCGGGCGGATGGCGTCCCTACCGACGAGGACACGCCCGTAGCACTTGACGACATGATCGGCCACTACAAACGGTCGAAATTCATGGCCGAACAGGTCGCGCACGAGTTCGCGCATGAAGGCCTCCCGGTGGTGATCGTCAATCCAACCACACCTGTGGGCACGGGAGATATCAAGCCGACGCCGACAGGAAAGGTGATTCTCGATTTTCTGCGTGGGCGTTTGCCGGCTTATGTGGACACCGGGCTGAACATCGTGGATGTAGAAGATGTGGCACAGGGTCACCTCCTGGCCGAGCGCAAGGGGCGGATCGGACAGAGGTACATATTGGGCGGAGAAAACATGAGTCTTCGGGAGATCCTGCAGACTCTCGCGCACATCTGCGGCCGGCGCATGCCCAGGCTCCCGATGCCATGGACGGTGGCCTTAATCGCCGCCTATATGAACCAGTTTTTCCTGGGAACCATCCTCCGCCGGGAACCGTCCATCCCTTTGGACGGCGTCAGGATGGCTCGGTACAAGATGTATGTCAGCAGCGACAAGGCGCGCCGCGAACTGGGTTACGATCCCAGGCCCGCCGAGCAGGCTCTGCGCAAAGCCGTCGAATATTTCCGTCAC